In a genomic window of Brettanomyces nanus chromosome 1, complete sequence:
- the NCS6 gene encoding nucleotidyltransferase (BUSCO:EOG093425KG), giving the protein MPERLLNVLSLCELCHCRKAVMRRPKNFQKLCKMCFIYVFETEIHNSIQREHLFHPGEKVAIGASGGKDSTVLAAVMKKLNERYSYGLELVLLSIDEGIVGYRDDSLATVKRNQSQYDMPLEIVSYKDLYDWTMDEIVACSGIKSSCTYCGVFRRQALDRGALKLGIHHVITGHNADDMAETVLLNLLRGDTARLEHSVNISTNSVGSPVKRSKPFKYAYEKEIVLYAHYRKLDYFSTECTYAPEAFRGTARTLLKNLETIRPSCILDVIHSGEQFKLKSRRIHDKEVEVRADGSVSLPSKDGNRCERCGYLSTNRICKACILLEGLELNRAKVQIDPSVNDGAATLTKTLEHLSF; this is encoded by the coding sequence ATGCCAGAAAGACTTTTAAATGTACTCAGTCTTTGTGAGCTATGCCATTGTCGAAAGGCTGTAATGAGGAGGCCTAAGAACTTCCAAAAACTTTGCAAAATGTGCTTTATATATGTCTTTGAGACTGAGATCCATAACTCTATTCAACGGGAGCACTTGTTCCATCCTGGAGAGAAGGTGGCTATCGGAGCTTCTGGAGGTAAAGATTCTACGGTTTTGGCGGcagtgatgaagaaacttaACGAAAGATATAGCTACGGACTTGAGTTGGTTCTTCTTAGTATAGACGAAGGCATTGTTGGCTATAGAGACGACAGCTTGGCAACCGTCAAGAGAAACCAATCTCAGTATGATATGCCCTTGGAAATTGTCTCTTACAAAGATTTGTATGATTGGACAATGGATGAGATTGTTGCCTGTTCCGGAATCAAATCGTCGTGTACCTATTGTGGTGTTTTTAGAAGGCAGGCTCTAGATAGAGGCGCTCTAAAGCTTGGCATTCATCATGTAATCACAGGTCACAATGCTGATGATATGGCAGAAACTGTGCTTCTGAATTTGCTTCGTGGCGATACAGCACGTCTAGAACATTCTGTCAACATCTCAACCAACTCTGTAGGGTCTCCAGTAAAGAGATCCAAGCCATTCAAGTACGCCtatgagaaggagatcGTGCTATATGCGCACTATCGTAAGCTTGATTATTTCAGTACTGAATGCACATATGCGCCCGAAGCATTTAGAGGTACTGCTAGAACTTTGCTTAAGAACCTCGAAACAATAAGGCCTTCATGTATATTGGATGTCATTCACAGTGGAGAACAGTTTAAGCTAAAGTCCAGAAGAATACACGACAAGGAGGTTGAAGTGAGAGCTGATGGTTCAGTATCTCTTCCAAGTAAGGATGGAAACCGATGTGAAAGATGCGGATATTTGTCGACAAACCGGATTTGTAAAGCATGCATTTTACTTGAAGGATTGGAGCTTAATAGAGCCAAAGTGCAGATAGACCCTTCCGTTAATGACGGAGCAGCAACGCTCACTAAGACTTTGGAACATCTATCCTTTTGA
- a CDS encoding uncharacterized protein (EggNog:ENOG41) has product MGFINQLGSRLGLTEKSNPSNEISQIIPISGEPSRCDRSECLNAFRSNCFKLNSEDEATTLWESAKPFDFHILVSTGNHDWKHDAFDLPGTVLESINDFDYQRYGTVKLNVTSMAMPCTESQYKKLQKADVLIMPYFVWVRGITTANCDKALVEVLDILAAKHGSFKDLPKEIEGATLEADIFKSRVFLCSHRTRDKRCGKTAPIMKKEFDAQLRDMGYYRDIGDNRPNGVSVDFVNHVGGHKFAANVLIYNKGGEFAWFARCTPLNVRPIINETILKGKVFPQITRTAKKYHAVNW; this is encoded by the coding sequence ATGGGCTTTATAAACCAATTAGGAAGTCGGCTTGGACTGACTGAGAAGAGTAATCCCTCTAATGAAATATCTCAGATCATTCCTATATCTGGAGAGCCTTCACGATGTGATCGGTCAGAATGTCTCAATGCATTCCGCAGCAACTGTTTCAAACTCAACTCAGAAGACGAAGCAACGACTCTCTGGGAAAGTGCAAAACCTTTTGATTTCCACATACTTGTGTCAACGGGGAACCACGACTGGAAGCACGATGCATTCGATTTGCCTGGTACAGTCCTAGAGAGTATTAATGATTTCGACTACCAGAGGTACGGAACGGTGAAATTAAATGTGACTTCCATGGCCATGCCGTGCACGGAGTCTCAGTACAAGAAATTACAAAAGGCGGACGTTCTTATCATGCCCTACTTTGTCTGGGTTAGGGGTATTACCACAGCCAACTGTGATAAGGCATTGGTTGAAGTTCTCGACATCTTGGCCGCTAAGCATGGATCTTTTAAGGACTTGCCTAAAGAGATCGAGGGTGCCACTTTAGAAGcagatatcttcaaatcacGCGTGTTTCTTTGTTCCCATCGTACCAGAGATAAGAGATGTGGAAAGACGGCACCAatcatgaagaaagagtttGACGCTCAATTGAGGGACATGGGTTACTACAGAGATATCGGAGATAACCGTCCAAATGGAGTATCGGTCGACTTTGTGAACCATGTTGGGGGTCATAAATTTGCTGCTAACGTTCTCATATATAATAAGGGGGGAGAATTTGCCTGGTTTGCCCGTTGTACCCCTCTCAACGTGCGTCCAATTATAAACGAAACTATTCTCAAAGGTAAGGTGTTCCCGCAGATCACCAGAACCGCTAAAAAGTACCATGCCGTGAACTGGTAA
- a CDS encoding uncharacterized protein (EggNog:ENOG41) encodes MSQITASHPENSQNVSVKVKFYVSPGVLFNDVGLEFMEKPSVLSNKDSLMKTINNRLKRLALDKSAFQEIWSLLHNKSFTVSIARRSMKQQKYVTLNGPSDYQAMKRSLQVRHKLKLSLMFLKNTSSLECLEPTTPPAAATRRATNSAEESSPVGFVPSSPHTFNFQDAVNGFLRCSNLEEPLGPCVDLATNAISGFLRTDAGKQLKESVDSVSISAISAISELQKRVESLESNQKPTTENEILESRIGELEKKLKKLTLAKSEVEKVSASTRAFSFLGSDGSEFPDVVHSTVICDGCDRVIHGNRYKCMECFDFDLCEECEKGHKEEMEHKSTHQMLVIKLAESPKSMAIDSCGSCCPLMTRNMPNQVADEFEQYFEDQGEKLDKLKVQASQYASIIDLVPGDDEETKVTNLRKIINDFNNKENAASSTEVQSILDAKTKSVNGSEGKIFCSCCLQQSGRLLNVSLWNMTNDSFERPAINVGFTEGSGIKDINGIEVTPNKFTPAALKTIDVDLLDYFKDPIDALHIVDHQVETITLVDGTDKTKVYQGKKSFGFLKKLPVKEIVKESEPESQSMSSTLKFPELPRDDFVVVEPEKESITEAPVVDNSNVSTSADADADADADADADADADADADADADADADADADADADVAEDYDILSATDYEST; translated from the coding sequence ATGTCTCAAATCACAGCTTCGCACCCAGAGAACAGCCAGAATGTCTCTGTCAAGGTTAAATTCTATGTATCTCCAGGTGTTCTTTTCAACGACGTGGGATTGGAGTTTATGGAGAAACCTTCGGTTCTCTCCAACAAAGACTCACTCATGAAGACCATCAACAATCGGTTGAAACGCTTGGCCTTGGACAAAAGTGCCTTTCAGGAGATTTGGTCCTTGCTCCACAACAAATCATTCACCGTTAGCATTGCTAGAAGGTCGATGAAGCAGCAGAAATATGTTACACTCAATGGTCCATCGGACTATCAGGCAATGAAGAGAAGCTTGCAAGTTCGACACAAGCTCAAGCTTTCTTtgatgttcttgaagaacacTTCTAGTTTGGAATGTTTAGAGCCAACCACTCCTCCTGCAGCAGCAACCAGGAGAGCTACTAATTCCGCTGAAGAAAGTTCACCTGTTGGATTTGTTCCGTCTTCTCCGCATACATTTAATTTCCAAGATGCAGTTAATGGCTTTCTTAGATGTTCCAATTTGGAAGAGCCTCTTGGCCCGTGCGTAGATTTAGCAACCAATGCCATTAGCGGATTTTTGAGAACGGACGCCGGTAAACAATTGAAGGAAAGCGTTGATTCTGTTTCAATCAGTGCTATCAGTGCCATTTCAGAGCTTCAAAAGCGTGTCGAATCTCTTGAATCAAACCAGAAGCCGACCACAGAGAACGAGATTTTGGAGTCCAGGATTGGTGAActtgagaagaagctaaaGAAATTGACATTGGCTAAGTCGGAAGTCGAGAAGGTTTCTGCTTCTACTAGAGCCTTCAGTTTCCTTGGTTCCGATGGCTCAGAGTTTCCTGATGTTGTCCACTCTACTGTTATCTGTGATGGTTGCGACAGAGTCATCCATGGTAACAGATACAAGTGCATGGAATGCTTTGATTTCGACCTTTGCGAGGAATGTGAGAAAGGCCAcaaggaagaaatggaacATAAGAGTACTCATCAAATGCTTGTCATCAAGTTGGCCGAGTCTCCAAAATCAATGGCGATTGATAGCTGTGGTAGCTGCTGCCCCCTCATGACTCGCAATATGCCCAATCAAGTTGCCGATGAATTTGAGCAATACTTCGAGGATCAGGGGGAAAAATTGGATAAGTTGAAAGTGCAGGCCTCTCAGTACGCATCTATCATTGACTTGGTTCCAGGCGACGACGAAGAAACAAAAGTGACCAATCTACGTAAGATTATCAATGATTTTAACAATAAAGAGAATGCTGCCTCCTCTACTGAAGTTCAATCCATACTTGATGCGAAAACCAAGTCTGTTAATGGTTCCGAGGGAAAGATATTTTGCTCCTGTTGCCTCCAACAGTCTGGAAGATTACTCAATGTGAGTTTGTGGAACATGACTAATGACAGCTTTGAAAGACCAGCGATTAATGTTGGATTTACTGAAGGTTCCGGTATCAAGGATATCAATGGTATTGAGGTTACTCCAAATAAATTTACTCCAGCTGCCTTGAAGACCATTGACGTCGATTTGTTGGATTATTTCAAAGATCCAATTGATGCCCTCCATATCGTCGACCATCAAGTAGAGACTATTACCCTGGTCGATGGTACCGATAAGACAAAGGTTTATCAGGGAAAGAAGTCGTTTGGATTTCTTAAGAAGCTGCCTGTGAAAGAAATTGTGAAAGAATCGGAGCCCGAATCTCAATCTATGAGCAGCACCTTAAAGTTTCCAGAACTTCCTAGGGATGACTTCGTAGTTGTTGAGCCTGAAAAGGAGAGCATTACTGAAGCTCCTGTGGTTGATAACTCCAACGTCAGCACCAGCGCTGATGccgatgctgatgctgatgctgatgctgatgctgatgctgatgctgatgctgatgctgatgctgatgctgatgctgatgctgatgctgatgctgatgctgatgctgatgtTGCCGAGGACTACGATATTCTCTCCGCTACTGATTACGAGTCCACTTGA
- a CDS encoding uncharacterized protein (CAZy:GH76) — MLPLLCIALSLLPLASCVDLEVGDKESVCAAATLIIDGIMDYYEGTRYGGTVGMFQEPYYWWEAGEVFGGMLDTWYFCDNDTYEDIIYDAILAQRGTGNSFMPQNQSLTEGNDDQGFWAFVAMGAAERNFTNPPSDKPGWLALAQGCYNTMWARWETASCDGGLRWQIFTWNSGYNYKNTISNACLFNIAARLARYTGNDTYAETAKTIWTWITDVQFATLTDDSYSVYDGANVDNNCSTLESTRWMYNYATLMAGCAYMYNYTEEESWQTEVGRLFSGMSIFLTDNVLYERQCQTSKTCNNDQRSFRSIASRFLGATARLVPAYSDQIMEVIDDSATGAAASCSGGSDGHTCGMDWSAGDWDGVYGLGEQISALEVIQNTLVMSKPGPFDNSTGTSEGNVDEGLGYDSTSNPHKITVTGKDKAGAGVATVVALGIVIALGVWMIV, encoded by the coding sequence ATGTTGCCGTTACTTTGCATAGCCCTTTCATTGCTTCCCCTTGCTTCGTGCGTGGACTTGGAGGTAGGTGACAAGGAATCGGTCTGCGCAGCTGCGACTTTGATCATCGACGGTATTATGGACTACTATGAAGGTACCCGTTACGGAGGTACCGTGGGTATGTTCCAGGAACCTTACTATTGGTGGGAAGCAGGTGAAGTTTTTGGAGGTATGTTGGATACATGGTATTTTTGCGACAATGATACATATGAAGATATAATTTATGATGCCATCTTAGCTCAGAGAGGTACTGGCAACAGTTTTATGCCGCAGAATCAATCTTTGACGGAGGGTAACGATGACCAAGGATTTTGGGCTTTCGTTGCTATGGGTGCTGCCGAAAGAAATTTCACTAACCCACCAAGTGACAAACCCGGTTGGCTCGCGCTAGCTCAGGGTTGTTACAACACCATGTGGGCCAGATGGGAGACTGCCAGTTGTGACGGTGGATTAAGATGGCAGATTTTTACCTGGAATTCTGGTTACAATTATAAAAATACCATTTCCAACGCCtgtcttttcaatattgCTGCCAGATTGGCTCGTTACACAGGAAACGACACCTACGCCGAGACTGCCAAGACCATCTGGACCTGGATCACTGATGTGCAATTTGCTACTTTGACTGATGATTCTTACTCTGTTTACGATGGTGCTAATGTCGATAACAATTGTTCCACCCTTGAAAGTACCCGGTGGATGTACAACTATGCTACATTAATGGCCGGTTGTGCATATATGTACAACTATacggaagaagaatcatGGCAGACTGAAGTGGGACGTCTTTTCTCTGGAATGAGCATTTTTTTGACAGACAATGTCCTTTATGAAAGGCAATGCCAGACCTCAAAGACATGCAACAATGATCAGCGATCTTTCCGTTCCATTGCTTCCCGTTTTCTTGGTGCTACTGCCAGATTGGTTCCTGCCTACAGTGATCAAATCATGGAAGTAATCGATGATTCTGCCACCGGTGCTGCTGCTTCGTGTAGTGGAGGAAGTGATGGGCACACCTGTGGTATGGATTGGTCTGCTGGAGATTGGGACGGTGTGTATGGATTAGGAGAGCAAATATCTGCTTTGGAGGTAATTCAGAACACCTTGGTGATGTCTAAGCCTGGTCCATTCGATAATAGCACAGGTACCTCAGAAGGTAATGTGGATGAAGGTCTCGGCTACGACTCGACCTCTAATCCTCACAAGATTACTGTCACTGGAAAGGATAAGGCTGGTGCAGGTGTTGCTACTGTTGTCGCCTTGGGAATTGTCATTGCATTAGGAGTTTGGATGATTGTATAA
- the CYT1 gene encoding cytochrome c1, whose product MFSRFNSHSLGSALKRTARSFSSAGSKSKLSSNTKRAINGVVAATGLTTAYVLYQDSQTAKAMTAAEHGLHAPEYNWPHKGMFDTFDHASIRRGFQVYREVCSACHSLDRIAWRNLVGVCETNTEAKAMAEEYEYDDEPDDQGNPRKRPGKLTDYIPGPYPNEQAARAANGGALPPDLSLIVKARHGGCDYIFSLLTGYPEDPPAGVQLSPGTNYNPYFPGGSIAMARNLFDDLVEYEDGTPATTSQMAKDVVTFLNWSAEPEHDERKKDGVKALIILTSLYLMAIWIKKFKWSPIKHRKIVFNPPKPPKKN is encoded by the coding sequence ATGTTCTCCCGTTTCAATAGCCATTCTCTTGGCTCTGCTTTAAAGCGCACAGCCAGGTCGTTCTCGTCTGCCGGCTCCAAGTCCAAACTCTCATCCAATACGAAGAGAGCAATTAATGGCGTTGTCGCTGCTACTGGGTTGACTACTGCCTACGTTCTTTATCAGGACTCCCAAACTGCCAAAGCTATGACTGCTGCAGAGCATGGTCTACATGCACCAGAGTACAACTGGCCACATAAAGGAATGTTTGATACGTTTGACCACGCTTCTATTAGAAGAGGATTCCAGGTTTACAGAGAAGTCTGCTCTGCTTGTCACTCACTTGATAGAATTGCCTGGAGAAATTTGGTTGGTGTGTGCGAAACCAACACTGAGGCCAAAGCCATGGCCGAGGAGTATGAATATGACGACGAGCCTGATGATCAGGGTAACCCACGTAAGAGACCGGGTAAATTGACCGACTATATCCCTGGTCCTTATCCTAACGAGCAGGCTGCTAGAGCCGCCAATGGTGGTGCTCTTCCACCCGATCTTTCCTTGATTGTTAAGGCTAGACACGGTGGTTGCGACTacatcttttccttgttgACTGGTTATCCAGAAGATCCTCCGGCCGGAGTGCAATTATCTCCTGGCACTAACTACAATCCATACTTCCCTGGCGGATCCATTGCCATGGCCAGAAATTTGTTTGATGACCTTGTTGAGTATGAAGACGGTACTCCTGCCACAACCTCTCAAATGGCAAAGGATGTTGTCACTTTCTTAAACTGGTCTGCTGAGCCAGAACACgatgaaagaaaaaaggatggTGTCAAGGCATTGATCATACTTACCTCTTTGTACCTTATGGCTATCTGGATAAAGAAATTCAAGTGGTCTCCAATCAAACACAGAAAGATTGTCTTCAACCCTCCAAAGCCTCCTAAGAAGAACtga
- the CDC21 gene encoding thymidylate synthase (BUSCO:EOG09342JF9): MTQETPSGTFDTENIQEQQYLNLCQKILDEGEKREDRTGTGTYSIFAPPQLRFDLSDGQFPLLTTKRVFFRGILHEILWFISGCTDGKKLSEKGVHIWEGNGSREYLDSIGLKDRREDDLGPIYGFQWRHFGAKYVDCDTDYADQGFDQIANIIHTLKTNPYDRRIILSAWNPPAFKEMALPPCHVFCQFYVSYKSEKPRLNCQMYQRSCDMGLGVPFNIASYALLTYMIAKVCDMEPGEFIHVMGDSHIYCDHVEALKLQIARKPRPFPKLVIKRKISDIDDFKYEDFEIVDYHPYPTIKMKMSV; encoded by the coding sequence ATGACCCAAGAAACGCCTTCAGGCACTTTTGACACGGAGAATATTCAAGAACAACAGTACTTGAATTTGTGCCAGAAAATTCTCgatgaaggagagaaaagagaggatAGAACAGGGACCGGCACTTACTCTATATTTGCTCCACCACAGCTAAGATTCGACCTTTCAGATGGTCAGTTTCCGCTGTTGACTACGAAAAGAGTGTTTTTCAGAGGAATATTACACGAAATACTTTGGTTCATTTCGGGTTGTACTGACGGCAAGAAATTGTCCGAGAAAGGTGTTCACATCTGGGAAGGTAACGGGTCCAGAGAGTACTTAGACTCTATTGGTTTAAAGGATCGACGTGAAGATGATTTGGGTCCCATATATGGATTTCAATGGAGACATTTTGGTGCAAAATACGTGGATTGTGATACTGACTATGCAGATCAGGGATTTGACCAGATTGCTAATATTATACACACTCTAAAGACCAACCCTTACGATAGACGTATCATTCTATCTGCTTGGAATCCTCCGgctttcaaagagatggcATTACCGCCGTGTCATGTTTTCTGCCAATTTTATGTCAGTTACAAGTCTGAAAAACCTAGATTGAACTGTCAGATGTACCAGAGGTCATGTGACATGGGTCTAGGTGTTCCATTCAACATTGCATCTTATGCTTTACTCACCTATATGATTGCCAAGGTCTGTGATATGGAACCCGGTGAATTTATTCACGTCATGGGTGATTCTCACATCTATTGTGATCACGTGGAGGCTCTCAAACTGCAGATCGCGAGAAAGCCAAGACCGTTTCCTAAGTTGGTcatcaagagaaagatctCAGACATCGATGACTTCAAGTACGAAGACTTTGAGATTGTCGACTACCATCCTTACCCTACtatcaagatgaaaatgagcGTTTAG
- a CDS encoding uncharacterized protein (BUSCO:EOG09340OPI), producing the protein MEFLTRAVESFTGNSIPYFLKEKLVLDIASGAGNSHSLWNIYAGVSTKDDSLVTVFEFDLKNPQMTRYISLAQHAYRKSRSLSLLPGVLTVVDSIQNDQHLYIVTERVRPLMKMISTSYPLDPYPEDLALLGIYQIASAIKFINVEGSSVHCNVCEDSVFVTMAGEWKLGGFEILVNMKERNDFTILSSAYQLPTFQETLTPPEFANAGAQYFNTAKANFAVKFDSFKFGVFAWRLLKNDNSDNSISVQDILSDTSCIPASMAPHLKKCLQSSVSVRYSIQQFLKFGETSFFDTPLINLWRSLSELALKDNDEKMEIFQSFDEIDSLPIGMFEYRILPDLINSFNNLESNENNAQSILLYVILKNSLHLTQASFDRLLKPVIFKAFSYPDRAIRMTLLNALPQIVNQFSNYEIQGQIYPNLVQGFNDTNAAIRQETIKSVIFIVSKISDRQLNNDLLRYLARLQSDEDSEIRTNVVVCLIKVAEHMNSNSRIAVLTTAFGKALKDTFIPTRLNALVAFLRKEAEQTMELYLTKIRTEASELPDEDEETLKKEQEQCDSFANGFNSLSLNKVALNSKKTLFGFGNTGSSASLTMAPAETKSRGSTPASRDEIVDELEFDDDGWDLDEDLDEPAPTVTSTAPPLQKNSSRSRVAPSKHKGLKLQAKSKLNLELEMDDEGWGDECA; encoded by the exons ATGGAATTTCTTACACGTGCTGTCGAGTCCTTCACGGGAAACTCGATTCCTTACTTtttaaaagagaaactCGTGCTTGATATAGCAAGCGGAGCTGGAAACTCGCATTCATTGTGGAACATATACGCGGGAGTGTCCACGAAGGATGATTCACTGGTGACGGTGTTCGAGTTCGACTTGAAAAATCCACAGATGACTAGATACATATCGCTGGCTCAACATGCCTATCGAAAGTCACGAAGCTTGTCATTGTTGCCTGGGGTGCTCACTGTTGTGGATTCCATTCAAAATGATCAGCACCTATATATAGTTACAGAGAGAGTGAGGCCTCTAATGAAAATGATTAGTACGAGCTACCCACTCGATCCTTATCCTGAGGATTTGGCTCTTCTCGGAATCTATCAGATTGCTTCTGCTATAAAGTTCATCAATGTCGAGGGTTCCTCCGTTCACTGTAACGTGTGCGAGGACTCAGTATTCGTGACTATGGCAGGTGAATGGAAGCTCGGTGGGTTCGAAATCTTGGTTAATATGAAAGAACGCAATGATTTCACCATTCTTTCCTCGGCATATCAGCTTCCAACGTTCCAGGAGACATTAACTCCTCCAGAGTTTGCAAACGCTGGCGCTCAATACTTCAACACGGCTAAAGCAAATTTTGCTGTCAAGTTCgattccttcaaatttggTGTATTTGCATGGCGATTGCTCAAAAACGACAACTCTGACAATTCTATCTCTGTTCAGGATATTCTTTCTGACACGAGCTGTATTCCAGCCAGTATGGCTCctcatttgaagaaatgcTTACAATCATCAGTCTCAGTTCGCTACAGTATTCAGCAGTTTTTGAAGTTCGGAGAAACGTCTTTTTTTGATACCCctctcatcaatctctggAGGAGTTTGAGTGAACTTGCTTTGAAAGATAACGAtgagaagatggaaatttttcagtcttttgatgagattgattCATTACCCATCGGTATGTTTGAATATCGAATCCTACCTGATCTTATCAACAGTTTCAACAATCTCGAATCTAATGAAAATAACGCCCAGTCAATTCTGTTGTATGTTATTCTAAAGAATAGTTTACACCTTACTCAGGCCTCCTTTGACAGATTGTTGAAACCCGTAATTTTTAAGGCGTTCTCATATCCGGACAGGGCCATTAGGATGACTCTTCTCAACGCCCTACCGCAAATAGTAAACCAATTTAGCAATTATGAGATCCAAGGCCAGATATATCCGAACTTGGTTCAAGGTTTCAATGATACCAACGCTGCCATCAGACAGGAGACTATCAAATCGGTTATCTTCATAGTCTCGAAGATATCTGATAGACAGCTAAACAATGATTTGTTGAGGTATTTAGCGCGTTTACAAAGTGACGAGGACTCTGAAATCAGAACTAATGTAGTGGTATGCCTCATCAAAGTTGCTGAGCACATGAACTCAAACTCACGAATTGCTGTTCTCACCACTGCATTTGGTAAGGCACTCAAGGACACTTTTATTCCTACGAGATTAAATGCACTTGTGGCATTTC TTCGGAAAGAGGCCGAACAGACGATGGAATTGTACCTTACAAAGATCCGCACGGAGGCATCAGAGCTGCCtgacgaagacgaagaaacgttgaagaaagaacaggaaCAGTGCGATAGTTTCGCTAATGGATTCAACTCTTTATCCCTTAACAAAGTGGCTCTTAATTCTAAGAAGACGctctttggatttggaaatACTGGATCTTCTGCCAGTCTTACTATGGCACCAGCCGAAACCAAATCCAGAGGCTCTACTCCTGCTAGTAGGGACGAGATAGTCGACGAGTTAGAatttgatgacgatggTTGGGACttagatgaagatcttgacGAGCCAGCCCCAACGGTAACATCCACCGCTCCACCTTTACAAAAAAATAGTAGTCGGTCAAGAGTCGCCCCTTCTAAACACAAGGGTTTAAAGCTACAGGCAAAAAGCAAGCTCAACCTGGAGCTTGagatggatgatgaaggcTGGGGAGATGAATG CGCTTGA